One window of Equus quagga isolate Etosha38 chromosome 4, UCLA_HA_Equagga_1.0, whole genome shotgun sequence genomic DNA carries:
- the ATP6V1A gene encoding V-type proton ATPase catalytic subunit A, whose protein sequence is MMDFSKLPKILDEEKESTFGYVHGVSGPVVTACDMAGAAMYELVRVGHSELVGEIIRLEGDMATIQVYEETSGVCVGDPVLRTGKPLSVELGPGIMGAIFDGIQRPLSDISSQTQSIYIPRGVNVSALSRDVKWDFTPCKNLRVGSHITGGDIYGIVNENSLIKHKIMLPPRNRGTVTYIAPPGNYDTSDVVLELEFEGVKEKFSMVQVWPVRQVRPVTEKLPANHPLLTGQRVLDALFPCVQGGTTAIPGAFGCGKTVISQSLSKYSNSDVIIYVGCGERGNEMSEVLRDFPELTMEVDGKVESIMKRTALVANTSNMPVAAREASIYTGITLSEYFRDMGYHVSMMADSTSRWAEALREISGRLAEMPADSGYPAYLGARLASFYERAGRVKCLGNPEREGSVSIVGAVSPPGGDFSDPVTSATLGIVQVFWGLDKKLAQRKHFPSVNWLISYSKYMRALDEYYDKHFTEFVPLRTKAKEILQEEEDLAEIVQLVGKASLAETDKITLEVAKLIKDDFLQQNGYTPYDRFCPFYKTVGMLSNMIAFYDMARRAVETTAQSDNKITWSIIREHMGEILYKLSSMKFKDPVKDGEAKIKADYAQLLEDMQNAFRSLED, encoded by the exons ATGATGGATTTCTCCAAGCTACCCAAAATACtcgatgaagaaaaagaaagcacatttgGTTATGTGCATGGGGTCTCAGGACCTG TGGTTACAGCCTGTGACATGGCAGGTGCAGCCATGTATGAGCTGGTGAGAGTGGGCCACAGCGAGCTGGTTGGAGAGATCATCCGATTGGAGGGTGACATGGCTACTATCCAGGTGTATGAAGAAACTT CTGGCGTGTGTGTTGGGGATCCTGTTCTCCGCACTGGTAAACCCCTCTCGGTAGAGCTTGGTCCTGGCATTATGGGAGCCATTTTTGATGGTATTCAAAGACCTTTGTCAGATATCAGCAGTCAGACCCAAAGTATCTACATTCCCAGAGGAGTAAATGTGTCTGCTCTCAGCAGAGATGTCAAATGGGATTTCACACCTTGCAAAAACCTGCGG GTTGGCAGTCATATCACTGGTGGAGATATTTATGGAATTGTCAATGAGAACTCACTCATCAAACACAAAATCATGTTACCCCCACGAAACAGAGGAACCGTAACTTACATTGCTCCACCTGGAAATTACGATACCTCT GATGTTGTCTTGGAGCTTGAATTTGAAGGTGTAAAGGAGAAGTTTAGCATGGTCCAAGTATGGCCTGTACGTCAAGTTCGTCCTGTCACCGAGAAGCTGCCAGCTAATCATCCTCTGTTGACTGGGCAGAGAGTCCTCGATGCCCTTTTTCC atGTGTACAGGGAGGAACTACTGCAATCCCTGGGGCTTTTGGCTGTGGAAAGACAGTGATATCTCAGTCTCTCTCCAAGTATTCCAACAGTGATGTGATTATCTATGTAGGATGTGgggaaagaggaaatgagatgTCTGAAGTCCTCCGGGACTTCCCAGAG CTCACGATGGAAGTTGACGGTAAGGTGGAGTCAATTATGAAGAGGACAGCATTGGTAGCCAATACCTCCAACATGCCTGTTGCTGCTAGAGAAGCCTCTATTTATACTG GAATTACACTGTCAGAATATTTCCGAGACATGGGCTATCACGTCAGTATGATGGCTGACTCTACCTCTAGGTGGGCTGAGGCCCTTAGAGAAATCTCTGGTCGCTTAGCTGAAATGCCTGCAG atagtgGATATCCTGCATATCTTGGTGCCCGTCTGGCCTCTTTCTATGAGCGAGCAGGCAGGGTGAAATGTCTTGGAAATcctgaaagagaaggaagtgtCAGCATTGTAGGAGC agtTTCTCCTCCTGGTGGTGATTTTTCTGATCCAGTTACATCTGCTACTCTTGGTATTGTTCAG gtGTTCTGGGGCTTGGATAAGAAACTAGCTCAACGTAAGCATTTTCCCTCTGTCAACTGGCTGATCAGCTACAGCAAGTACATGCGTGCCCTGGACGAGTACTATGACAAACACTTCACAGAGTTTGTTCCTCTGAGGACCAAAGCTAAGGAGATCCTGCAGGAGGAAGAAGACCTGGCAGAAATCGTACAGCTTGTGGGGAAG gcTTCTCTAgcagaaacagataaaattacTCTGGAGGTAGCAAAACTTATCAAAGATGATTTCCTACAACAAAATGGATATACTCCTTATGACAG GTTCTGCCCGTTCTACAAGACAGTGGGGATGCTGTCCAACATGATTGCATTTTATGATATGGCCCGTAGAGCCGTTGAAACCACTGCCCAGAGTGACAATAAAATTACATGGTCCATTATCCGTGAGCACATGGGGGAGATCCTCTATAAACTTTCCTCCATGAAATTCAAG GATCCAGTGAAAGATGGTGAGGCAAAGATCAAAGCCGACTATGCACAACTTCTTGAAGATATGCAGAATGCATTCCGTAGCCTTGAAGATTAG